The stretch of DNA atccccgcgggccatgtcaaagtatcgcctacggttgctttcgaaccaactgcaccgttgcccataccggacaacgatggagatatgaagttcttaagcgacgctattggcagttacgtggcatggcccacacaccttgttgccctccaaaaaaagattcccaaggacaaatcagttacatctcccgaaaaggtttgtcacatttattgcctaaggttttttattttttcagattcaataaactaacattttacctcatttttgtaggtccaaataaataaaccacccctacagccaaaaaaaggcagcaaacctcaaaaattggaggttaatagggctgccaaactacaaaggctggagggtaataaagctgccaaacttgcagcaacaaaaaatctggatcggggaaaatcggtcgctgctgctgctgctcctaataaaagtcagccacgccttggtaaatacggggcgtgtcttgacatccaaataaaaaggaacatgggcagcagcaacgattcgcccatcgtacacatgaataaagacatttttggagatgagtatattgaatacctcgaaaaggagcaaatgtacgatcttctcgaacataaggagctgagtgctactgtaatcagcttgtacataaggtaaaaaatacttttaattgcatttatttgtaattaattaaatgtattggtaattaatctagtttaaaattttcattgaaggtttttgtacgagaaggtcgtgtgcacgaggaaactgtcaaataaatactcattcttgtctccacataagatgtcgatgtggaaactcgatccagacaatgtaaaaaaatacattgtagatatgtttttaggaaatatagaaagtgataaattgttcttggcaccatataattcagggtacgtaattttatcttttttaattgatgagaatttaatttattagttgtctataaacaaaattgcttaaccaattttttgttgttgtagggcacattgggtgctatttgcaatcaatgcggtctctgaagttatatactatttggatcccgtgcacggcaaTTACAGTAATCACCCCGAAATAAAgactatgctcgacacgtaagtaatattcatttatttcttacatatatatatatataaataatgtgtttgttcatgctctaataatcacatttattcattcgatagtgccttaaaagtttatcgagctcaaagaggtgctaaagtgtcgaagcagaagtctaataacattatatggatcccaataaagtgccctcgtcaaacaaataacatcgactgtgggtactacgtattgagattcatgaaggagattgttgagaagaataaaactattatcccagaaacggtacggtatttgcattatatgattttcatatataaattatctatatatttgatactaacttaatataatatgttctatttttatattgcagtactttgacaattccagtccatcatattctgaggaagatctgatggaattaaaggaagactggtgtcagtatgtgcttgacatgcaaattatttgattttctgggaaatagcttgctgctg from Cicer arietinum cultivar CDC Frontier isolate Library 1 chromosome 3, Cicar.CDCFrontier_v2.0, whole genome shotgun sequence encodes:
- the LOC140919658 gene encoding uncharacterized protein, with translation MKFLSEAIGSYVAWPTDLVAFDKILQKPKENDKKIPINESITSPEKETIEQSSETQEGNKDTCRDILGKVFNVPEYSGRVRGKGFGVTPKSFFPQEKRQKPSNEEVLEKLRILSEQVALLVNTNKDKQLPVQLQPEIQMESETGSCNVGLKSIPEGVTTCVLYLSSPTQRKVGKGILYNTSGEVLHNIPIPAGHVKVSPTVAFEPTAPLPIPDNDGDMKFLSDAIGSYVAWPTHLVALQKKIPKDKSVTSPEKVQINKPPLQPKKGSKPQKLEVNRAAKLQRLEGNKAAKLAATKNLDRGKSVAAAAAPNKSQPRLGKYGACLDIQIKRNMGSSNDSPIVHMNKDIFGDEYIEYLEKEQMYDLLEHKELSATVISLYIR